The Schistocerca nitens isolate TAMUIC-IGC-003100 chromosome 2, iqSchNite1.1, whole genome shotgun sequence nucleotide sequence ctagttatgatcagtttgaaggggaattcttgaagaaatactggtccaaaagtcatcagtgtgcagcacttgaggacctactacaccgcaagtcacttaatacatggagaggaacgctgagagagtttgccgaacatttgtgggaattgaacgagaccttggaacaacccctgagtgattacacaatgatatcagcgataaaaagaagattgagctggagaatgcaagaaactgtatccgggagcctgattaaagatagggaggccttgatggagatactggaacagttggaatctgttcgatcacaggaacacaaccaagttaaTGATCaagggaagtagtgaccaaaggaatcattttaataattcgtctgattatagaggaagaggtcaTAAGTATAGGAACCAAAGTGGTGAacagcaatggagaaatgattggagaaggagtgaagaaccaagagatcatgagagaggaagggataggcgaatgaatgacacagtgcatgtagaagaggcggagagaccggaaaactgaatgacactccagatgaggtccggtcaggggtgagagcgacaaggaccagaataaacctactaaggcatgtttagaacatttagttgttaaacggacatttgaaaaaggggaatgtttatttgcattgtattttctgatgtattataactagaacttcgtatttcatattgacgattacctgagaatgggtgtaaaacctgtaacaactaatttgtaatataataactcatatgtcatgtgttcacgtaataatttttgattgtatgttgtgtgtgacattcaatacggactatagaggattattgctgcttgataaaaaattgtgatatggacaatgccatgtttgtgaaatgtaataaccttttgtagaaaactatagtggaggcagcccactaccggagtcgagggattatttggtgaattgtaatttcattaattatttacactgtgtgttttgttcagatgtactaatatttaatttctttgccgattcttttacgccagaggctccaaagaagttttcgagggcggggatgtaaggggtccgtaggcccttactataaatttgcactcggcacaggtcgatagggcgaacaatcgattgtgtcgtgttgcgagagcgagtgtggagttgagccagtgtcatgttgcgggtagaggtgtgtggaggccagttgttgaaatgcaaggctttaacggtgaagggagtcgccatggccgtggttagaccccttttgcACTAGAATAATatcgggaaggtgaagaagtattattacaaaAGTGattagtgacatttctagggcTGATATTTGGTTtcacgtctaccgcgccggcatcaccttggattgcagtgttggattgcagtgttggatgcagtgatggattagcgtgtgacgataatggaaaatgaaggagcctgtgctgagattagtcgtaattagatatgtatgacgaaggcagtggctgtctcctcctttttatgtttttgagacgaatataggttcctAATTAGTgatactgtgttggtgtttttcttgttaccagacatttcattattacagcattgagAAGGAtgtactggaaagtaacaacttccgtagcagtcaattccgattgccagccccattaggtacatggtcacattaataataattattgggctgctattcgatcagatcaggtcgggataaataatcggaggtgttacaagctaaagaagagacaaaaaaaaaattaaacggaATTATGATCATTGAACTTAACTACAGAGGTGAATTAACAAGAAAGTGATTAGTTATCAATTTTGTCTTTGCAGTATAAGTACAACAATCTCAATATGAAGACTTGTATGAATGAAGGAGCCAAATGCTACCTTGATATGTGTATGTGTAACAATACATTTAAACAGTGATGGCTAAAAAGTTAGTTTTCTGGAaaccaagaaaataaaataaaaccacagAGCGAGTGCACTGTGACCATCATAGTTGCTAGCGCCAGCCGAgtactgtggtcgagcggttctaggcacttcagtccagaaccatgctgctgtgacagtcgcaggttcgaagcctgcctcggacgtggatgtgtgttatgaccttaggttagttaggtttaagtagttctaagtctaggggactgatgacctctgatgttaagtctcacagtgcttagagcaatttgaaccattttgctagcgTCAAAGCAGAGAGGCTGTGAAGTTACTTTCATCATTTGCTCTAAAACTGAGACTGAGCAAATCATAAGCTAACACTTGTGAATGCGACTGGCACACGATCAAACACCACGTGCCAAGTGTTTACACTGCTGCATGTTCACTCGTGTTTGCTTTggagtaaagggaggtaatgagaagAGGGCATCACCATCAGACATGCCGTTAGTGACAGACATGTACCAAACAGAAGTTCAATAACTTGTTAGAAGCACAGTACCTGTCTCTCCGTGATCTTTGCTTACACTAGAAAAGAAATAGGGAAATATTAGTGACAAGGAAGAAtttgaattttattgctgctcgtttcacttGTAGCAGTTCAAGCTGAACAAATGTGCGCTTACAGTGTCTCGGTTTTATGTAATGTTGATGTGTAGGCATTGGTAAGAGTACGATGAACCATGTGAAGTGAAGGCAGCCAATCATGAGATAGATGCAGATAATCAATAATATTATGCTTCTTTCATTTGTTCACTTCATAAACAAATCTCAGCAATTTCAGCTGTGTTACTAGGTTCATGTGTAAACCACATCCTTGACCGCTGTGACGTATTTGAAGAAAGCAATGAAGCTTTTTGGGCAAGCAGGACTGTAAAGATGATTGCTGCTCATTTCACTCCCAGCAATTTTAGCTGAGCTATTAGTTTCCTACTTAAACACATTCTCAGAAATCGTGACATATTCGAGGAAAACTGGAACGTATTTTTGACAAGCAAGATTGTAAATTTGATTCACCCATTTCACATGCATGTAAGCTCTGCCATTAGGTTCTTCCATAACCACATCCTCAGAAATCGTGACACAGAACACAGAAAATTGTTTTTGACGAGAAAGACTGCGCATGCGAGTGCTGTGATTGAAATGGTGTATTTCTGGCTCCCAAAAacgaaattatatttattatatcaTATTTAAAATTATATCATTAGTTACCCTACATTATCACAATATCCGAATAAACCACAGACTATATTAGTATCTAAAAAGCTTTTGCTACTATAAAACATATCGGAACAGCGCTATTACTCACAATATATATTTTAAATtcctataaaacacaaagaaaatgtcaTCTACCTTTGTTAATGAAACGTAATCATCACAATAAAACAGAATATAAGTGATATAAGCTATCTTTCATTGCAAACATAAAGAAATTATGCACGACATTCTCACTGGCAATCAAAATCTGACACACGATTGGCCATCTTCATTCCCCATGTTACCAACACGTGCAAGTGACATGAAAACTGTCGACAATGCTAGTGCACTTCAATCTTTAAACTATCCTCTTAAATTCATATCTAAGCACATTAGGGAATCACCATGTATTTaggaataaacaacaaaatatttatttcatatttcgttTTCTTATCAGAAAGAAAAGGAATTAACATCAAATAATGCAGATTATGCTTCTGTCATATTCAGAAGAAGGTCCCAGAATGTGTTCACAACTCTAATATCAAGAAGCGTATACAGTGGACACGTCCCTACTTCCTTCAACACCGTGATCCAGGACATTATCCATATCATATGAGTACAGTATCAGCACAGCCTGATACGTACAGTCATGACACTGTTTGATGTGGAAGTTCTTACTGTTTGACACCTAGAGCGACACTAGTGCTCCTAGTAGTGAGAGAGCTGTCAGTCACATGCGTCACAAGGATAATGTTCATTTTTAGTTATTTTCTAATTAATGAACGAAACAGTTGTTATATGTCTGCATTCTATGTGTTAGTAagttaccaagagacatgaattatccTAAACACATCGTTTTGGGTAACAAAAACGAGGTGGAGTGTGACGACTGTTTTGCTAGACTGTGGCATCAGCAAATCACAATCTGATTCCATCAACTCATACGCATATCGAGATGTAATGCATAACAGGGATATTGTTAGTCCCTATGCCTCTGTTGATACACACGTTCTATGCCGTTAATTTCCATGCAAGTTCTTAGTTCTTGTTCCGAGTGTGTGTTATGAATATTAGGTGTGTGCATTTGCACAATAACATGATTCTTATGTTTTAATTTAGGCAGTGATCCCACTACTTAATCGCTTTACTGAATATTAAAGCAAAAAACCAACAGGATATGGGCGCAGTCTACACAGTAAATGCAGTTTTCTAGAAATTACGAAACAAAAAGTATCATTAATGAAACTAAATGCTTATTTAGCCTTGTTTCATAAgctttattattattgtacaatCTAGGTTTCGGAttataagcccattttctagtACACAATTAATCCCAAAGCTGGCTACTGAGGAAAGAAAAATACATCAACTACATAATCTATCGATTCTTGACTAAGACAATAAAAGTTATCTTTGTTGACATTTATGACAACGACTCTAGCGACAGCTAAACACGGGAAGTGACGTTTTTCACAAAAGTTACCACATACAGTTGAAGGCGCTGAGAGTATTATCTTAGAAGACGAAATTTTGGCGGGCAGAAagatctgtgtttgttattgttttcgtccAGGTGGTAGATGCCGCGTGGAACTTTTGTAGTAACTCAGTAATAGGTTTTGTGGTATTGTGAATTCTAAGAGACGAAAAACGCAACGCAAAATTGTCGGAGAGAAAACAGGAAACGTAATATACATTCGCATTCTGGGAGGCAAACAAGCTGATCGGTTAAAATGATTGTGGTTAGTATCGTATTTTCccatagaatataaatgtatatGATTTATTTAATACTGTGGCGTATGTACTCAAGctgggtcaacagaaacatcctatctcacgcgtcggctttgacccgtgacgtaagggtgttgtggtgtgtgacgtcattacggcgtggagtttggtttgtgaatgtggcgtgtttgtagatgttgcctcgttgacgttaccttagtaggagttttagggcctgtaacaggcgcggctcgtggtttctatactggggaaggctgcggcatttatcgatcggaggcaacatagacctcgggttacACTACAGATTAGTcctgacataaacaactaaaaattcagggggaggggggtggcagatcactctctacccataattttacgtactgcatcttctataatcaggtattaaatatgaTTAAAAGCTAACTTCgaattaaaatctttggttagtgtttttgtaCGTCATCATTACatattctgacactttgcagcaaatcatatgaaaagacgcgttttggagagatctttaatgcgatgaatgttaactttgcggttgcttaatatttttggtgttttcagtacTAAACTTAAGGCGGTTATTGTGGTtaacctccaaagctcgaagtttacgagttcgcatgacgatactgtgatgttttcGTGACGTCAcaagtcttgtgctgtgattgggtgGCATGAGCAATCCGTGCAACTGCCATATTAATTCACATGTTTGAGAAGCGAACAGTtcgtatttattgtgtattatgaaaatatgcatttataTGAAATAGCgcactaaagatctctccaaaatacgtcatttttagtacggtttgttgtgctaaagtacacaaaatgtgacaCTGTAGCGCAACACACTGTACCGGTACCGAAAGTGATTCGTTTCGGAAAATGTCATCACGTTTATGACTGGCTAAACATGACACTACACTTTTTTACTCACTTCACTTAATAGGCTAAGTAGGACTTAATATAAAGAAATTAACTCTTTTCAATTATGAATACACTTTCGCTTACCTCAATTCATTTGTTTATAGACGAAGTCAGCTCGTCTTCCCTTCTGCGCAGCAAAATGGTCTATgaccatttcattgaaatttgGCCGATTCAATAATTCTTTTTCTACGGAACACATTGCAAGCGCACAAAGTCTGTCCTCATTCATAGTGTTGCacatgaatgttttcactcgctTTAACGTCGAGAAGCAGCGTTCTGCCTCGCCGGTCGTCATAGGGAAGGTTACTATTATTTGCAGAAGTTTTACACTTTCaggaaaagctttagccagattgtTATCGTAAAGAAAGTTCAACAAGGTCAAAGCACCTGACGCCTTCATAAAATCTTTTCGGCTGTACAACACGTTCAGCTCATGACGTAGATCAGAAGACTGTAAATTGAACAAATTAACAGCTATTTTAAACTCTTTTTCCGGAAAAATAGTTTGATGTTTTGCAAACAACGATGGATCAAACAGCTGTGCAATCGATAAGTGATCATTGAAACTGAATCGTTCTCTGATCTGAGTTGTGACGAGGTCGCAAACGTTTCGTGCACACACTATTCTTGATTCTGTGAAACGTCCCCGTTTTGCAGTTGGTTCTACCTGTTCCCAGTGATCGTCGGTTTCAAGTGAGGCCCTAATTTGCTGGACAGAATCTGCAAAGTGCGAAacatattcaacagttttcactgCATCAATATTCCTCTGCTGCAGTTGATTAAAGAGAATGTCACAGTGTGGcatgactgtattaaaaaaaatttaaccagAAGAGGAAATCTTCGTCTTGCAGGAAACCCTTCAGTCCCGTGGCCTTGTTTATTGTCTTGTAATCACTGGCATCATCATCAATAATTCTTTCTAGGCACTCAACAATTTCCTTTTGGTATTTGTACACAGTGATTACGCTCCGTGATTTAAAATTCCATCTGATGGACTGAGGACAGGTAGGAATACGCTTCTTCACTACTTCGTCAAGAATGGCTGTACGGGTAGAAGACCGGGAAAAAAAGGTGGAAATTCCTTCCAAGTTGCTAAAGAAGATCCGAACTTGTTTATTGCCCGTCACACAAcgttcaacaattaaatttaactgatgggcGTAACAGTGAATAAAGTGAGCATTCCTGTACACTTCTCTAACTCTAGTTTGAACTCCACTTTTATGGCCACTCATAACAGGAGCACCGTCGTAACACTGAGCTATCAGTTTTTCAGGTGTTTCATGTACATTCATTTTCTCTAGCTCGCAGAGAACAGCTGCAGTTACATCGTCTGCACTGTGACTTTTTGGGcgtacaaaggaaataaatctttcatttatttgtccCAGTAGCTCATAGCGAATTATTAGCACCAATTGTGACAAATTTGCACAGTCAGTAGTTTCATCAACTTCTATTGCGAGAAAGTTTGCCTTCGACAGTTCACTCCTGACAAGACTGaggcatacctcataaattggttcCAGGAGTTCATTTTGAATTGTCTTCGATAGGCCTAAGAAAACACGGTTTTCTGATCTCTCAATGTGCTGCTTCAAGACGCAGTCCAGTTCTGCCATAAGACTGACTAATCCtcgaaaaattcctggatttttggaATCTTCTGTTTCGTCGTGGCCCCTTAAGGCAAGCTCGAATTTGCcgcaaaatttaatacagtctatcagtttacccagaatataccgattttttgatacattttcattgtatgtctttatattacggcggtaagcactgtctaattggcacataatgtccactttccctagcattgaaaactcaatgaacccatttaaatgtttttcgctggaattatgttttttcacctttgcgtgaaaattctttaagtcagcgataccagtttcagtccaggcactatcggtactatttgtaagaagacaggtgaaacagaaaaatgcatttttcacttcacaaccactcagctgcatcgtacattgctctattaaaactgcgtttgtatccttgcctagatttgcactgtttctgttcttgattgatcgttagatcgggtctgggtgcagcaagttctttcactttcatcctGTGGCCGTGTTCCAAGcttttacctattaaattgcacactgaattcatattgcgctggtttcacactcgccgtatgtcgcagatattcacaaggaagtaaaactcactaaaatcttgcaaaatacactccgaaatagaaacttgctaatatcacacggtatcaacaaaagcagtcagcatcagcaagcaaggaaaataaagtaacgggacaaatttcgcgcgctttgtcctctaatcacttacgaaactctcgctagatggcagtactgttatgttactgtagtctagtgcactctggcgggatatttgcaaacttactcTAAATGTGGATacaatagccaatggcagaaacaaaactactatgtaaaacattatcaaaacaataatactaaacgtcgattaatgacgcatcaaggcgtagtagagatgtgcagagacagagattggatagcgaagtttcggccactctacattcctttattacatagatggtggaacgtgaaaaacgtgtgatggttggtatgacacccttaggctgcaagctctgagccttcggatcGCCCATAACGAGCAgtgctatgtagaagccacgcccccaaaccgctactacatgcagcttacggactttccaaggcgcagcctaaacactactaaccgttcggaaaacattcatcgatacaaacagttccaaaaacgttgaccgtcgttattttaatcggaatgggaaatatgcgaaattcgtcctgatcatttaaattatgtaatacgttcctgcgaaatttactttaacatgtattttggggcggctccgcctcagagcctttaattacgagccgcgcctagtttacctttttactgtactttttgttttaacgtcgtctatgaggcttttatcagtttgccattagattgttcaatctttatggtctatatgttttgtcgctactcgttatgtctaatgaatcaatattgtttttttcttttttttttatttgtttctttttttaatcttttgattgacctacacattgatctgtagcgtagccctgaatacgaggttaggttgggagtttttttttggcggggggggggggggtcagggggggcgcAGCCTccccctgcctggccttgagtaccacttgtttattattatctttgtttgctatcaatgttagcagattgttcttgtgaaacctttgtgtgtgttgtttttctatgtgttttcgtctttgtgatacgtatgcaacgtttggaaatacggaagcgtccgatctaacccgtcggctttgacccatgacgtcacaaatatagcggaaacgacaattccaatatggcggatatagaaacgttgcatacgtatcacaaagacgaaaacacatagaaaaacaacacacacaaaggtttcacaagaacaatctgctaacattgatagcaaacaaagataataataaacaagtggtactcaaggccaggcagggggggggctgcgcccccccccccccccgccaaataaaacctcccaacctaacctcgtattcagggctacgctacagatcaatgtgtaggtcaatcaaaagataaaaaaaagaaacaaataaaaaaaagaaaaaaacaatattgattcattagacataacgagtagcgacaaaacatatagaccataaagattgaacaatctaatggcaaactgataaaagcctcatagatgacgttaaaacaaaaagtacagtaaaaaggtaaactatatattacaggccctaaaactcctactaaggtaacgtcaacgaggcaacatctacaaacacgccacactcacaaaccaaactccgcgccgtaatgacgtcacacaccacaacacccttacgtcgcgggtcaaagccgacgcgtgagatcggatgtttctgttgaccccaacgtttctatatccgccatattggaattgtcgtttccgctatatttgtgacgtcatgggtcaaagtcgACGGattagatcggacgcttccgtatttccctcaaGCTGCACGTGTAGTATTGTACTCATGAACGTTATAAACGGCAGATTTAGCTCCATAGCTGTATTGTATGCAACGTATTACTGTTGTAGTGGCTGTTGGAAGGCTTCTTCAAATGTAACTCTCGTTTAAACATGTTGAGATGTTAATTAATGGGTGCAAactctgaacaaatgttccaacagtaattaagtttcattcttgataatttaGCCCTGTTTTCTTGCCAATTGGCACTCATTACCTCATCGCTGTTTCCTACCTGAGGCTAACTTCAGGTTATTCACACAAGGTCAGGCGCCAATGCTACACCCATCTGCTTTAACCCCTTTGCCATGGTGAGCCTTGAGGTTTTTGAGTCTTTGTGTGTGTTTGTAGAttgtgttgtagtatttggtggcTCTCTGTTGTGCTGTATGTTTGTTAGTGAGTAGTTTGACATGAATTGAATGTTTCATGTTGGTACTGAAAGAATTTGTGCTGGCTTTCTGGTGAGTTACTTTGAATTTGCATATTTGAGCtgatggattcatttttatgtttggaaatattagTGCCGTGTTTTTCTTGTGGTCGgagatttaatttctttttttccttctgtgGTGAAGAAGATATAGATATTTATGAGTAGCTCATTGCTTGTTGCAATGGGCGAAGTTGTTTGTGTATATTGAAATTGGTGGTGGTGAAAGTTTTCATGATATTTCGGGATTTCCTTGTTAGTCTTCAGTAATTGTTGGAATGTTATTGCTAGGTATCATGGGTACTGATGTACCATCATTGTTTAGGATAAATTTCTGATTGTAGTCATGTGAACatggtttggtttgttgtactgAGAACTCTGGTTTAGATAGAGTAAGTGAAAGTGTTGTATCTAGGGCTTTGTTTGTAAgagggtgaagtgaaatttgcaacaccaTGTTTTAGAGTGGTTGGTTCGTGGTATTGAGGGCTTTGTTGGAGCTATGTAGGTCAagtgaaaattgtgttgagttttTGGTTCGGTATGGGTTACTGGTATTGAGGTCTACATTAGAGATATATAGGTCACGTGAAATTTACAACACCAATAGTttcgtttttgtaattttttttgttaaattttgaggATTTTGTGAGTTTGATTTTTGGGTGAATACTTGATTTGCAGTGATGTTATTATTGCCAGTGAGTGGAAATTGTGATTGTTTATTTATGTCATGCCACATTAgtaaatgtatatattgtgaaggtGCTGTGAGAATGCTTAATGCCTTGAAGATGCACCCACAAAATGACAGTTATTACATACTAGTGTCTATCGCCAGCTTCTCACTTACAATTtgatgcaatatgtgatcagaTTAGCTGGATGTGTGCTTCAGCATTTGATACCTTATtatttgttcagatgtagaagATTTTACTCATGGGTACTTCATTAGATGTTGATTTGTATCTAATTGGTGACAGAGTGGTGTactctacatacaaaattcatgttattaATCAGTACATACTTAATACTTTTCTAATGTGACATGTAGTGATGATATTCTACTTATGTTTGATCTTTTCTGTACTGCCAGGTTCTATCAAAAAGTATTTCATAATTCATTTGgtatacctttgatttattttcagaaacacatcacaaatccagtaccacagcagaactacaggattgtacaaccaaacgttctctgccaccaccctatattttttgggatggttactaaggataggccaCGGCGTATACTGAAgagcattattttatattttaccatctgtgccaagtTAATGTGTCTGTTAATATATTAATGTTATGGCACTGTAAATAGTAGTATGacagatacactttaagaaaatgaaagtttacattccactgtgaaaacccactgtcatataatgtttattgaagtggatgacacttgtatctcttgtgttggagttactgttgcaatgaatgtgatatttatttattttgtatggtatgtaaaaacaactgcagtaaaataaatttgtttattgcaaaaggagttatgtctttTATATACGTTGTATTGTCCcatttatgtgtgtgttgttcacaatccctgctccca carries:
- the LOC126235437 gene encoding zinc finger MYM-type protein 1-like, which gives rise to MQLSGCEVKNAFFCFTCLLTNSTDSAWTETGIADLKNFHAKVKKHNSSEKHLNGFIEFSMLGKVDIMCQLDSAYRRNIKTYNENVSKNRYILGKLIDCIKFCGKFELALRGHDETEDSKNPGIFRGLVSLMAELDCVLKQHIERSENRVFLGLSKTIQNELLEPIYEVCLSLVRSELSKANFLAIEVDETTDCANLSQLVLIIRYELLGQINERFISFVRPKSHSADDVTAAVLCELEKMNVHETPEKLIAQCYDGAPVMSGHKSGVQTRVREVYRNAHFIHCYAHQLNLIVERCVTGNKQVRIFFSNLEGISTFFSRSSTRTAILDEVVKKRIPTCPQSIRWNFKSRSVITVYKYQKEIVECLERIIDDDASDYKTINKATGLKGFLQDEDFLFWLNFF